From one Lolium rigidum isolate FL_2022 chromosome 4, APGP_CSIRO_Lrig_0.1, whole genome shotgun sequence genomic stretch:
- the LOC124648752 gene encoding uncharacterized protein LOC124648752 yields MSPRAGADPAAHPAPAASPDILARLAADLDAAQEARAALARRLEAALEARKEAVRQGAALDEARRRLDVLRARADELAVRKRRAAEGVERRKEQLQAQIGRVLPLSRALAAAHRRVQEAREGLSGEKARLGDLQRLLRTKQRCMVNQVAALYPVRVFREPPVAENHGEHATLPEQNGVLPQENGNGTHLLGVAKPPQLRHFTFLGWQIARHKTKQQSYTHTDLQRSAAVLGYATHAVLLIASYLDVPLRYPLHFGGSRSYVSDRLPSAETSSVASAEHPSISSADSKLTDYPLFLEFQDDSTRASYAIYLLHKDTEQLLNYIGAESSGRNVFGNLRELIRIIQSDEYLYI; encoded by the exons ATGAGCCCGAGGGCGGGCGCGGATCCGGCCGCCCACCCGGCGCCAGCCGCGTCGCCGGACATCTTGGCCCGCCTCGCCGCGGACCTCGACGCCGCGCAGGAGGCGCGGGCGGCTCTAGCGCGCCGCCTCGAGGCCGCGCTCGAG GCGAGGAAGGAGGCGGTGCGGCAGGGCGCGGCGCTggacgaggcgaggcggcggcTGGACGTGCTCCGTGCGCGCGCGGACGAGCTCGCCGTGCGGAAGCGCAGGGCCGCCGAGGGCGTCGAGCGCCGCAAGGAGCAGCTCCAGGCGCAGAtcggccgggtgctgccgctctccAGGGCCCTCGCCGCCGCGCACCGGCGGGTGCAG GAGGCCAGAGAGGGGCTATCTGGGGAGAAGGCGCGGCTCGGGGATCTGCAGAGGCTGCTCAGGACGAAGCAGCGGTGTATGGTGAACCAGGTCGCCGCCCTGTACCCTGTCAGGGTCTTCCGTGAGCCGCCGGTTGCAGAAAACCATG GAGAACACGCAACACTTCCAGAACAGAATGGTGTGCTTCCACAGGAGAACGGAAACGGGACGCACTTGCTCGGTGTTGCCAAACCTCCACAACTTCGTCACTTCACGTTTCTTGGTTGGCAAATTGCAAGGCATAAAACGAAGCAGCAGAGTTACACTCACACAGACCTTCAGAGATCCGCGGCTGTCCTGGGATATGCAACACAT GCAGTATTGCTCATAGCCTCATATCTTGATGTTCCCCTCCGGTATCCTTTGCACTTTGGAGGATCACGATCTTATGTCAGCGATCGTTTGCCTTCAGCTGAAACATCGTCTGTTGCTTCAGCAGAACATCCGAGCATCAGCAGTGCCGATTCAAAACTAACAGATTATCCCCTTTTCTTGGAATTCCAAGATGACTCTACTAGAGCGTCCTACGCCATTTACTTGTTGCACAAG GACACGGAGCAGCTTCTGAACTACATTGGAGCCGAGAGTTCTGGAAGGAATGTATTTGGTAACCTGCGGGAGCTTATTAGGATTATACAGTCAGATGAGTATTTGTACATATGA
- the LOC124707705 gene encoding transcription factor GAMYB-like has translation MNRVKSESSWEMPETDLPSHDDDSVKAPPRRKADTQLKKGPWTPSEDAVLEAYVKKHGVRNWNVVQKETGLLRCGKSCRLRWSNHLRPDLKKGTFTKEEKNLIIKLHFRMGNKWAQIAAYLPGRTDNEIKNYWNTRVKKCVRMNIPAHPPNICMEASNEDQHESADSNFSEKLANDLLHVPDFTWGSSIGVQESLSNAPQLPDISFSSLLALNFTSKNYDFIGQANQENVLKESEILFPVLNPTINGMFSSIDQSLSVKLALGFACHYATIFIDLRPGRLSAGTFDGSHAFSNGNFSTSRPITGPSKMELPSFQCVASDPNNWCTYLSTSAMQRSSYADLCVQSSAVAASAKFESICMAPRDSGQLEELLPEAQALSSVENQQLSVGSLSPPSVGTPCDAMVEPTGLDLFERDTNLYALIDSCLSAPPLCPASPDEFQPAIILSAPNPAFGSTEPTVPQYEQGYFSPHPEDSRTDAFSPWYTMPAVFQ, from the exons ATGAATCGGGTCAAGAGCGAGAGCAGCTGGGAGATGCCTGAGACTGACTTGCCATCTCACGACGATGATAGCGTGAAGGCACCTCCGCGCAGGAAAGCTGACACGCAGCTGAAGAAAGGCCCTTGGACACCGTCGGAGGATGCCGTCTTGGAGGCGTATGTTAAGAAACATGGTGTGCGTAACTGGAATGTGGTGCAGAAGGAAACCGGACTCTTGAGGTGCGGCAAGAGCTGCCGTCTCCGCTGGTCAAACCACCTGAGGCCCGACTTAAAGAAGGGGACCTTCACCAAAGAGGAGAAGAACTTGATCATTAAGCTCCATTTTCGTATGGGTAATAAGTGGGCTCAAATCGCTGCTTAT TTGCCAGGGCGCACTGATAATGAAATAAAAAACTACTGGAACACTCGAGTAAAGAAATGCGTGCGCATGAATATACCAGCACATCCTCCTAATATTTGCATGGAGGCTTCAAATGAAGATCAGCATGAGTCTGCTGACTCCAATTTCAGCGAGAAGTTGGCCAATGATCTCCTACATGTTCCCGACTTCACGTGGGGCAGTTCCATTGGTGTCCAAGAATCTTTATCTAATGCACCCCAGCTTCCAGATATTTCTTTCAGCAGTTTACTTGCTCTGAACTTCACGTCAAAAAATTATGACTTCATAGGTCAAGCAAACCAAGAAAATGTTCTCAAGGAATCTGAGATTTTGTTTCCTGTGTTGAATCCAACAATCAATGGTATGTTTTCCTCAATTGATCAATCCCTTAGCGTGAAGCTCGCATTAGGTTTTGCTTGTCATTATGCGACTATCTTCATCGATCTAAGACCGGGTCGCCTTTCTGCAGGTACCTTCGATGGCAGCCATGCCTTTTCAAATGGCAACTTCTCTACTTCTAGGCCCATAACTGGTCCTTCGAAGATGGAGCTCCCTTCATTCCAATGTGTGGCATCTGATCCAAACAACTGGTGCACATACTTAAGTACTTCTGCCATGCAGCGTTCCAGCTATGCTGATCTCTGCGTGCAGTCATCAGCGGTAGCAGCATCAGCAAAGTTTGAGTCCATATGCATGGCACCGAGGGACAGTGGTCAGTTGGAAGAGCTGCTTCCAGAAGCGCAGGCACTAAGCTCTGTGGAGAACCAACAGCTGTCTGTGGGGAGTTTGAGTCCCCCCTCTGTTGGTACACCCTGTGATGCTATGGTGGAACCTACAGGGCTTGATCTCTTTGAACGAGATACCAACCTGTACGCTCTTATCGACAGCTGTCTTTCTGCCCCACCTCTTTGCCCGGCATCTCCAGATGAATTTCAGCCCGCCATAATTCTATCTG CACCGAACCCTGCGTTTGGTTCCACTGAACCAACTGTTCCCCAGTACGAGCAAGGGTATTTCTCACCCCACCCTGAAGATTCCAGGACAGATGCATTCTCCCCATGGTACACGATGCCCGCCGTTTTTCAGTGA